A part of Paenibacillus sp. sptzw28 genomic DNA contains:
- a CDS encoding OmpL47-type beta-barrel domain-containing protein — translation MLTGIKLNSSHYWLAAGESFATKVTGTYNDGTPQTDITAQATYSSSNPTVASVDSSGIVQALAEGEATINVSSGNYHASAKVNVAQITGEENQTVVFQSFEELNTSKWILLSQGVGKSSLSISPEQSHGGTKSLKLDYNFSQSGSAELAGFTAANWSTGIRFPGNPDTIGIWVYGDNSGYSLELDLKDASNEVYQYGRNAVTINWTGWKFVRFVIASPSGKYGGDGVQDKPMNFFQIFVTKASTMENKQSAIYFDDIELIYNDVTAGMSGIKLNANRYWLAAGETFDTQVTVQYTDGSPPLDITAQASYSSSDPAVATVDASGKVTAVGDGAAIINVSFEHFEASAKVNAVQVTGANDQKVIYQSFEDPDELTKWILLPQGAGKSSLTITSEQANTGTRSLKISYDFNQPAQELTGFIAANWNTGLRLPGDPDKIGVWVYGDASGYSLELNLKDSGKEVYSYGKNVVKIDWSGWKYLQFAIDKPTGHYGGDGNHVQERPIYFFQILFAKNAAANKQGAIYFDDIQLIFNASSNDDDIAGGIGNGGDYSPPAVPVLTTVSLPAPRMDAPQPSQLNNENELTPIAVRRSADITDSLNGLALTKSNNFFFNTPDVKSPEWGSFWLIDGDFNNELMNTAFSSMLHTTADANEWVQVEMNAVRPVNKVVLKPRIRLGLGFPIDFQIQTSLDGEVWSTVVSESGYGPVDDGTPQIFQFPVTEALYVRVNATKLKSEGGAYYFQLQEMEIYLDNSINYAYYGNGGEAKAANPLGGDVFDYTTFYDNMFGAGAKWLLVADGIFYGKYREGKLTELPESLLDNVQYIRDNGIQLIFRFQQMPSIDELKEDETYYITQYAEFCGWTAARLKGKVNVWAIANEQNFGDRRRYGIETFPAVYSRLVKAAAAQIKSADPGTPIEIETALFDFGWTEDIFAEGLADVVDIMAVHVYKERVRAEVTPEAVGTFIQEGVRHFPNEQPYADYAGEVEAYKQLLNSHNPDLKLWITETSVNTGDGAYDVTLLSQAKFLARLYLYHYMIGVGTTNWWSLDAVKTGITEWGLIDLNGQRKPAWFALRNISGYFDYSLTRLDPGNNLVISGDVPKLTYGAFENSAGDLYIPYWCAVPMSDANTGKTVEIRLNNTYAVQIEAVDMLTGTKQTVHYTEEAGTIVLPEMIIRDYPIVVLVGTDKEPPVTSLLLIPDPPDGNNGWYISAPTIAFDASDSQSGPASTVYSLDNGASWLNYTTPFSIGTDGEHVLTYRSTDNAGNVELQKTAVIRIDMTPPTATVAYSRTKPTGRSVVATITPSENVTVTNNGGSLSYTFYSNGSFTFEFTDDAGNSGTATAKVNNIRPKDNCIKSRLNNWLAKWRGTK, via the coding sequence ATGCTCACCGGAATCAAGTTGAATTCAAGCCATTATTGGTTGGCTGCGGGAGAATCGTTTGCTACCAAAGTGACCGGCACCTACAATGATGGGACTCCGCAGACTGATATTACAGCACAAGCAACTTATTCATCCTCGAATCCAACAGTCGCGTCAGTGGATTCATCAGGTATTGTTCAGGCATTGGCCGAGGGAGAAGCAACAATTAATGTTTCCTCCGGAAATTATCATGCGTCAGCCAAAGTTAACGTAGCGCAGATTACAGGAGAAGAGAATCAGACCGTTGTTTTTCAATCCTTTGAGGAGCTGAACACCAGTAAATGGATACTGCTTTCCCAAGGAGTCGGCAAATCATCATTGTCGATTTCTCCGGAGCAGTCTCACGGCGGCACGAAGTCCTTGAAACTGGATTATAATTTCAGCCAATCAGGCAGCGCTGAACTGGCCGGATTTACTGCAGCCAACTGGAGTACAGGCATACGTTTTCCCGGAAATCCCGATACGATCGGTATTTGGGTGTATGGCGACAACAGCGGCTATTCTTTGGAGCTCGATTTGAAAGATGCAAGCAATGAAGTATACCAATATGGTAGAAACGCGGTAACTATCAACTGGACAGGATGGAAATTTGTGCGGTTTGTCATTGCAAGTCCTTCCGGTAAATATGGCGGAGACGGCGTGCAGGATAAGCCGATGAATTTTTTTCAAATATTTGTAACCAAGGCCTCCACGATGGAGAATAAGCAAAGCGCGATCTATTTTGACGATATTGAATTGATATATAACGATGTTACAGCAGGTATGTCCGGCATCAAATTAAACGCTAACCGGTACTGGCTGGCTGCAGGGGAAACGTTCGATACTCAAGTGACGGTCCAATATACGGACGGGTCGCCGCCACTCGACATTACCGCGCAAGCATCTTATTCATCCTCGGATCCAGCGGTTGCGACAGTGGATGCTTCCGGAAAGGTGACGGCGGTTGGGGATGGAGCGGCGATAATTAATGTATCTTTCGAGCACTTTGAAGCCTCTGCGAAGGTAAATGCCGTTCAGGTTACCGGCGCAAACGATCAGAAGGTGATATACCAGTCTTTCGAGGATCCGGATGAATTGACTAAGTGGATTTTGCTTCCGCAAGGGGCCGGTAAATCGTCTTTAACGATCACATCCGAACAAGCCAACACAGGTACGAGGTCTTTGAAGATCAGTTATGATTTCAATCAACCTGCGCAAGAGCTTACCGGATTCATAGCTGCGAATTGGAATACCGGATTACGCCTTCCGGGAGATCCGGACAAGATCGGAGTATGGGTATATGGAGATGCCAGCGGTTATTCGCTGGAACTGAATCTGAAGGATTCCGGCAAGGAAGTATATTCGTATGGGAAAAATGTTGTGAAAATCGATTGGAGCGGATGGAAATACTTGCAATTTGCCATCGATAAGCCAACGGGTCATTATGGCGGCGATGGAAATCATGTGCAAGAACGCCCGATTTACTTCTTCCAGATCCTTTTCGCCAAAAATGCTGCCGCAAACAAGCAGGGCGCGATCTATTTTGACGACATACAGCTTATTTTCAACGCCAGCAGCAATGACGACGACATTGCAGGAGGTATTGGAAACGGCGGGGATTACTCACCGCCGGCGGTCCCGGTATTGACAACGGTATCTTTGCCGGCTCCCCGAATGGATGCGCCCCAGCCCAGTCAGCTAAATAATGAAAATGAGTTAACTCCGATCGCCGTCCGCAGATCTGCCGACATTACGGACAGCTTAAACGGACTGGCATTAACCAAGAGTAACAATTTCTTCTTCAACACTCCGGACGTCAAGAGCCCCGAGTGGGGGAGCTTCTGGCTGATCGACGGTGATTTTAATAATGAACTGATGAATACAGCCTTCTCATCAATGCTGCATACTACAGCGGATGCCAATGAATGGGTTCAGGTTGAAATGAATGCGGTTCGCCCGGTCAACAAAGTCGTGCTTAAACCGAGAATAAGGCTGGGCCTGGGGTTTCCGATCGATTTTCAAATTCAAACAAGTTTGGATGGCGAGGTCTGGTCGACTGTCGTCAGCGAATCAGGCTATGGGCCTGTTGATGACGGCACTCCTCAGATCTTCCAGTTTCCTGTAACCGAGGCTCTGTATGTTCGGGTGAATGCAACAAAACTGAAAAGCGAGGGCGGCGCCTACTATTTTCAGCTGCAGGAAATGGAAATCTACCTGGATAACAGCATCAACTATGCTTATTACGGTAATGGCGGAGAAGCGAAAGCCGCGAATCCTCTGGGCGGCGATGTCTTTGACTATACTACCTTCTATGACAATATGTTCGGTGCCGGGGCGAAATGGCTTCTGGTAGCAGACGGTATATTCTATGGCAAGTATAGAGAAGGGAAATTAACAGAGCTGCCGGAGTCCCTTCTAGATAATGTGCAATATATCCGCGACAACGGCATCCAGCTTATTTTCCGCTTTCAGCAGATGCCTTCCATTGACGAACTGAAGGAAGACGAGACGTATTATATTACGCAGTATGCGGAATTCTGCGGCTGGACCGCGGCACGGCTTAAAGGAAAAGTGAATGTGTGGGCGATTGCGAACGAGCAGAATTTTGGAGACCGGAGAAGGTATGGAATCGAGACGTTCCCTGCAGTATATTCTCGCCTGGTTAAAGCGGCAGCTGCGCAAATCAAATCGGCGGATCCCGGAACGCCCATTGAAATCGAAACCGCATTATTCGATTTCGGGTGGACAGAGGATATTTTTGCCGAAGGCTTGGCGGATGTCGTGGATATTATGGCAGTGCACGTTTATAAGGAGCGGGTCAGGGCCGAGGTGACTCCCGAGGCAGTAGGAACTTTCATACAGGAGGGAGTGCGCCATTTTCCGAATGAACAGCCGTATGCCGATTATGCGGGCGAAGTCGAGGCTTATAAACAGCTGCTGAACAGCCATAATCCTGATTTGAAGCTGTGGATAACGGAAACCTCGGTCAATACCGGGGATGGGGCGTATGATGTCACTTTGCTGTCGCAAGCCAAATTTCTTGCGAGGCTCTACTTGTACCATTATATGATCGGAGTCGGCACAACCAATTGGTGGTCGCTCGATGCGGTTAAAACCGGAATAACCGAATGGGGACTTATCGACTTGAACGGACAACGCAAGCCTGCGTGGTTTGCCCTTAGAAATATATCCGGTTACTTCGATTACTCTCTGACAAGGTTAGATCCGGGAAATAACCTCGTAATAAGCGGGGACGTCCCCAAATTAACTTACGGCGCTTTCGAAAATTCCGCAGGGGATCTATACATTCCTTATTGGTGTGCGGTGCCGATGAGCGATGCCAATACGGGGAAAACGGTTGAGATCCGGTTAAACAACACTTACGCGGTGCAAATAGAAGCGGTCGATATGCTCACCGGAACGAAGCAGACTGTACATTATACGGAGGAAGCAGGGACCATTGTGCTTCCCGAGATGATCATAAGGGACTATCCGATCGTTGTATTGGTTGGAACCGACAAGGAGCCGCCGGTCACGAGCCTCCTGCTGATTCCCGATCCGCCGGACGGTAACAACGGCTGGTACATTTCGGCGCCGACGATCGCTTTTGATGCGTCAGACAGCCAGAGCGGCCCGGCATCGACAGTTTATAGTCTGGACAATGGCGCCAGCTGGCTGAACTATACCACTCCATTCAGCATCGGTACTGACGGAGAGCACGTCTTGACCTACCGGTCAACCGATAACGCAGGGAATGTGGAGCTGCAGAAGACCGCGGTCATCCGCATTGATATGACCCCGCCAACCGCTACTGTCGCATACAGCCGTACAAAACCGACCGGTAGGAGTGTCGTTGCCACCATAACGCCAAGTGAGAACGTGACGGTTACTAATAATGGAGGATCGCTAAGCTACACGTTCTACTCCAACGGCAGCTTTACATTCGAGTTTACGGATGATGCCGGGAATTCCGGTACTGCCACCGCTAAGGTAAACAACATTAGACCGAAAGACAACTGCATCAAGTCCAGGCTGAACAATTGGTTGGCCAAATGGCGCGGCACTAAATAA
- a CDS encoding S41 family peptidase yields the protein MPGRRFGASKPVYILTSRITGSGAEQFAYILQAIKRVKIVGEKTGGKANGGSVHRINDHFQAFIPNGCPKNPITKASWDGIGVLPDIESSSDEAYEKAYHMILQQLLQHFNENPEPGRERLMADIKKILN from the coding sequence GTGCCAGGGCGAAGATTCGGCGCGAGTAAGCCTGTTTATATTCTGACCAGTCGAATAACGGGGTCCGGCGCTGAACAATTCGCCTACATCTTACAAGCCATCAAAAGAGTTAAGATTGTTGGCGAAAAGACGGGCGGAAAAGCAAATGGAGGCAGCGTCCATCGCATAAATGACCATTTTCAGGCCTTTATCCCCAATGGATGTCCGAAAAACCCGATAACCAAAGCTAGCTGGGATGGCATAGGAGTTTTACCGGATATCGAGAGTAGCAGTGACGAAGCTTATGAGAAGGCCTATCATATGATCCTCCAACAGCTTTTGCAGCACTTTAACGAGAATCCGGAACCAGGGCGAGAGAGGTTAATGGCCGATATCAAAAAAATATTGAATTGA
- a CDS encoding DUF6518 family protein, with the protein MNPTFRKQVPEMTAILHSSAHRWVYVSLTGAILGILAQFLRQVPGALMYLGASTAPWVMVGFLFAVSASRGVPTPRKAILVATGTIAAYLLAWLVSYHLLFVLRESVSLAAGWRQAAPWIVAAVPASPILGTIAALSHKRGILGDVCLAVPIAWSLPESLKSLTEGWLVGTAVITPVALFAAMLIHMAINERRVRAITLLATVVTLGALGIALFPVVWYLFLGRF; encoded by the coding sequence ATGAATCCAACTTTCCGAAAGCAGGTTCCTGAGATGACCGCCATACTTCATTCAAGCGCTCACCGGTGGGTCTATGTCTCCCTCACCGGGGCGATCTTGGGCATCTTGGCACAGTTCCTCAGACAAGTTCCAGGAGCTCTCATGTATCTAGGGGCTTCAACCGCTCCGTGGGTCATGGTCGGCTTCTTATTTGCCGTCTCTGCGTCGCGCGGAGTCCCTACACCACGCAAGGCAATTCTCGTCGCGACCGGGACCATAGCCGCCTACCTCCTTGCGTGGCTCGTGTCGTACCACCTTCTGTTCGTGCTACGCGAGTCCGTGAGCCTGGCTGCTGGATGGCGCCAAGCCGCACCTTGGATCGTTGCCGCTGTACCCGCGAGCCCGATCCTTGGTACAATAGCTGCTCTGTCGCACAAACGCGGGATCCTCGGGGACGTGTGCCTCGCCGTACCGATCGCTTGGTCACTACCGGAATCCCTCAAGAGTCTGACAGAAGGATGGTTGGTTGGTACCGCTGTTATAACCCCTGTAGCTTTATTTGCCGCAATGTTGATTCATATGGCAATAAACGAACGCCGGGTGCGTGCGATCACGCTGCTAGCGACTGTTGTGACGCTAGGAGCATTGGGTATTGCCCTGTTTCCGGTCGTCTGGTATCTGTTTTTGGGCCGTTTTTAA
- a CDS encoding DUF6147 family protein: protein MQLIKKVGHLFLVISLMGTVLFSGVSLAASENQLPPAPTEGTSANNPTYGTSSPMDASSIESTQYLMSGESFISFVSGTRVTVSGNTKAYFPVDSIAVDLYLQRWDASKGQWVDVLYVGEFKNNNSSVVSGSMDVNVVSGYYYRTHSYHWVSEGGTVEQNHSYSSYIYVN from the coding sequence ATGCAACTAATCAAAAAAGTAGGGCACTTATTTCTCGTCATCTCCTTAATGGGAACAGTTTTATTTTCAGGAGTAAGTTTGGCTGCCTCAGAGAATCAACTTCCTCCTGCACCAACAGAAGGAACATCAGCTAATAATCCAACATATGGTACAAGTTCACCGATGGATGCTAGTAGTATTGAATCAACTCAATATTTGATGAGTGGAGAAAGTTTTATTAGCTTTGTTTCAGGAACTAGAGTAACGGTTAGTGGCAACACAAAAGCTTATTTTCCCGTCGATAGCATTGCAGTTGACCTCTATCTTCAAAGGTGGGACGCTTCCAAAGGCCAGTGGGTGGACGTACTCTATGTTGGGGAATTTAAAAACAACAATTCATCAGTTGTCTCTGGGTCCATGGATGTAAATGTCGTAAGCGGTTATTATTATCGAACTCACTCGTATCACTGGGTAAGTGAAGGGGGAACGGTTGAACAAAATCATAGTTACTCGTCTTACATTTACGTTAATTAA
- a CDS encoding DUF4367 domain-containing protein, with protein MRGEKYDFDHLIRNAIHDEIKDSPLPDLSTSDAWQQLNQSLYRSKKLGNKTDFPKKIMYAACLLFLFVALVTEIPQNGYAFGKITEIFHKIKGSTVQLFIKVGNPEIKDKDAPSNDFSIVQGSEVTSEQMSLEEAQKDTAFSIIVPEGISSEFVLKHVTVVKKQNEKKSKEIYLNYEGQDQRVFTVTEKEIDNQFGSGEIADQDDTKIEEINLNGQTATLFLFKDGKTRLIWTIPSHYFSIEGQITKEEIIQIAKSM; from the coding sequence ATGAGAGGAGAAAAGTACGATTTTGATCATTTAATACGTAATGCGATTCATGATGAAATAAAAGATAGTCCTCTACCCGATCTATCTACGTCAGATGCATGGCAACAATTAAATCAAAGTTTATATAGAAGTAAAAAGTTGGGAAATAAAACTGATTTCCCAAAAAAAATTATGTATGCAGCTTGTTTACTCTTTTTGTTTGTAGCTCTGGTAACAGAGATTCCACAAAACGGATATGCCTTTGGTAAAATAACAGAGATTTTTCACAAAATAAAAGGATCAACAGTGCAATTGTTTATTAAAGTAGGAAATCCAGAGATAAAAGACAAAGATGCACCTTCAAATGATTTTTCGATTGTTCAAGGATCGGAGGTTACATCTGAACAGATGAGTTTAGAAGAAGCACAAAAAGATACTGCTTTTTCGATCATTGTTCCAGAAGGCATTTCTTCCGAATTTGTTTTAAAACACGTTACCGTAGTGAAAAAACAAAATGAAAAAAAGAGTAAAGAAATTTACTTGAATTATGAAGGGCAGGATCAGAGAGTATTTACTGTTACGGAAAAGGAGATAGATAATCAATTTGGTTCAGGGGAAATAGCTGATCAAGATGATACAAAAATAGAAGAAATAAATTTAAATGGCCAAACAGCAACCTTATTCTTGTTCAAGGACGGAAAAACACGTTTAATTTGGACGATACCGAGTCATTATTTCTCAATCGAAGGACAAATTACAAAAGAAGAGATTATCCAAATTGCTAAATCCATGTAA
- a CDS encoding RNA polymerase sigma factor, whose translation MAKGFFFFNRLRKKNEQEQQDEQSERILFEMFYHRIYSTAYFITQDRDLAQDIVQETFIKAFKHMHTLEDGKKIGAWLSSIASRLALDYLRKIKRWNDVATEDLIIDEEINKKQNQTSSIETIMEERFLKTVLRQEINALGPDYRQVIILKYEYDMKDEEIAKALEISVGTVKSRLHRAKQKLKDSLEKQPDIWEGGA comes from the coding sequence TTGGCCAAGGGATTCTTTTTCTTTAATAGATTAAGAAAAAAAAATGAACAAGAACAACAAGATGAACAATCTGAGCGTATTTTATTCGAAATGTTTTATCATCGGATATATAGTACAGCCTATTTTATCACGCAGGATCGAGATTTAGCTCAAGATATTGTTCAAGAAACGTTTATAAAAGCATTTAAGCACATGCACACCCTTGAAGATGGAAAGAAAATAGGGGCCTGGTTGAGTTCCATTGCATCAAGACTAGCCCTAGATTATCTTAGAAAAATAAAAAGATGGAATGACGTAGCTACCGAAGATCTCATTATAGATGAGGAGATAAATAAGAAACAAAATCAAACCTCTTCTATAGAAACCATCATGGAAGAAAGATTTTTAAAGACCGTATTACGACAGGAAATCAATGCGTTGGGACCTGACTACAGACAGGTTATCATTTTAAAGTATGAATATGATATGAAGGATGAGGAAATTGCAAAAGCTTTAGAGATAAGTGTTGGTACTGTTAAATCTCGTCTTCATCGTGCAAAACAAAAATTGAAGGATTCATTAGAAAAACAACCTGACATTTGGGAAGGTGGTGCCTAA